Proteins encoded by one window of Candidatus Dadabacteria bacterium:
- the mnmE gene encoding tRNA uridine-5-carboxymethylaminomethyl(34) synthesis GTPase MnmE — protein sequence MSSLVPERESTIAAISTPPGEGGVAVIRISGGESHSIARKIFVPVGNTGFSERKLCFGKIIDPETGGTVDEALCVVMSSPDTYTGEDVAEIHSHGGYIVPRKILEILIGLGATLAAPGEFTQRAFLNGKMDLAQAEAVSDIISAQTEQSLRYAEAQLEGTLSGKVNELKDQILDVLAEIEANLDFPEEDIDPIAKNRLKEASGSVEKELSVLIDSYDTGRMFRDGVTMVILGKPNVGKSSILNCLLETQRAIVSPIAGTTRDFIEERINIGGIPLVITDTAGIRDTEDRIERLGVELSLKKAEESEFVLVVLDQSTEFDALDRKILKTAAKKKHLVVINKMDLEEKLERSKLRRILGRKKPVETSALAKEGIGRLRQAMFETLSGSPHASDASELVLTNLRHKKSMEKARSQLRMFLELLGRNEYPEILSIELRNSMNSLGEITGEVTTEDLLGRIFSRFCIGK from the coding sequence ATGTCATCACTTGTGCCCGAGCGCGAAAGCACCATAGCCGCCATTTCCACCCCGCCCGGAGAGGGAGGAGTGGCCGTAATCCGTATAAGCGGTGGTGAATCTCACTCGATCGCGAGGAAAATCTTCGTTCCCGTGGGGAACACGGGTTTTTCCGAGAGAAAACTCTGTTTCGGGAAGATAATCGACCCCGAAACGGGCGGGACGGTGGATGAAGCCCTGTGTGTGGTTATGAGTTCCCCCGATACGTATACGGGGGAGGACGTGGCCGAGATACATTCTCACGGGGGATATATAGTTCCCCGGAAGATACTTGAAATTCTGATCGGCCTCGGGGCGACCCTCGCTGCCCCGGGCGAGTTTACCCAGAGGGCGTTTCTTAACGGGAAAATGGACTTGGCGCAGGCCGAGGCGGTTTCTGACATTATAAGCGCCCAGACCGAACAGAGTCTCCGGTACGCCGAGGCTCAGCTTGAAGGGACCCTTTCGGGCAAGGTTAACGAACTTAAGGATCAAATTCTTGACGTTCTGGCGGAAATAGAGGCGAATCTCGATTTTCCCGAGGAAGATATAGACCCCATTGCGAAAAACCGCCTCAAGGAAGCGTCTGGGTCCGTGGAAAAAGAACTTTCGGTGCTCATCGACAGCTACGACACGGGCAGAATGTTCAGAGACGGGGTGACGATGGTAATACTGGGCAAGCCTAACGTCGGGAAATCGAGCATTCTTAACTGCCTGCTTGAGACTCAGAGGGCTATAGTGAGCCCTATAGCAGGAACCACGAGGGATTTTATCGAAGAGAGGATAAATATCGGGGGGATCCCCCTCGTTATAACTGATACGGCCGGCATAAGGGACACGGAAGACCGGATAGAAAGGCTCGGGGTGGAGCTTTCCTTGAAGAAAGCCGAGGAATCCGAGTTCGTGCTCGTCGTTTTGGACCAGAGCACGGAATTTGATGCCTTGGACAGAAAAATCCTCAAGACCGCCGCCAAAAAGAAGCATCTTGTCGTGATCAACAAGATGGATCTTGAGGAAAAGCTGGAAAGATCGAAGCTGCGGAGGATTCTTGGACGAAAAAAGCCGGTTGAAACCTCGGCACTCGCAAAAGAGGGGATAGGGCGGCTCAGGCAGGCCATGTTTGAGACCCTTTCGGGCTCGCCTCATGCCTCAGATGCCTCGGAACTGGTACTTACGAACCTTCGCCACAAAAAATCCATGGAGAAGGCCCGCAGCCAGCTGCGCATGTTTCTTGAGCTTCTTGGGCGGAACGAATATCCGGAGATCCTCTCGATAGAGCTGCGAAACTCAATGAATTCGCTCGGCGAGATTACGGGAGAAGTCACCACGGAAGATCTTCTGGGCAGAATTTTCTCCAGATTCTGCATTGGAAAGTAG
- a CDS encoding carboxymuconolactone decarboxylase family protein gives MSDTIMKAQIGGDIAHLRKLNPDLYDSWMAYHDSVFTDGALTAKEKQLIAVAVAHITACPYCIRSRVRASKKEGASDQEIVESIYVGLRLNMGGPFAFSSLAFEAWDTLESGIPLTEGHFFKKDIAKEIASFRECSGDISPHFMELHKKIFADGALSKKMKRGIIGLACAHATKCPYCIRGTVKDAHTDGVTAEQMAEAINVAMVMTAGSCYAHTSIAMDTLKSLEK, from the coding sequence ATGTCTGATACTATAATGAAGGCCCAGATCGGTGGGGATATAGCTCATCTCAGAAAACTGAACCCGGATCTTTACGACTCTTGGATGGCTTATCATGATTCGGTTTTTACCGACGGAGCTCTCACCGCAAAGGAAAAACAGCTCATCGCGGTAGCCGTAGCGCATATTACGGCTTGTCCTTACTGCATAAGGTCAAGGGTTCGAGCCAGCAAAAAAGAGGGAGCAAGCGACCAGGAAATAGTCGAATCGATATACGTGGGACTTAGGCTCAACATGGGTGGGCCTTTCGCGTTTTCAAGCCTGGCTTTTGAAGCTTGGGACACCCTCGAAAGCGGCATCCCTCTTACCGAGGGACATTTCTTCAAAAAGGACATAGCGAAGGAGATTGCCAGTTTCAGGGAGTGCAGCGGCGATATTTCTCCCCACTTCATGGAGCTTCACAAGAAAATCTTTGCCGATGGAGCCCTCAGTAAAAAAATGAAGAGGGGAATAATAGGCCTTGCATGTGCTCATGCGACTAAATGTCCTTATTGTATAAGGGGAACCGTGAAGGACGCGCATACAGACGGAGTGACTGCGGAGCAGATGGCTGAGGCCATAAACGTTGCCATGGTCATGACCGCAGGTTCCTGTTATGCGCACACCAGCATTGCCATGGACACGCTTAAGAGTCTCGAAAAATAG
- a CDS encoding TetR/AcrR family transcriptional regulator, with the protein MSNKDKIMEAATELFHFYGYDGTSIDMLIKKAGVSKSNFYYYFEGKEELGLSVLTKLAEKQIREISEIMQTDLSPVEQFLDCYKRAFSSHRHLLEQSIYGGSFFGNIALEQSSINEKFRSALENYYQELEILIGGCLRRGMEQGFFHEDIDPGELARFMLSQFEGAVLLAKTKKSLSPIKDAVSQGKRLVLKKEWVHLVDEWMSLIDEM; encoded by the coding sequence ATGAGCAATAAAGATAAAATCATGGAGGCCGCCACCGAACTTTTCCATTTCTATGGGTATGACGGGACTTCCATAGATATGCTCATAAAGAAAGCAGGCGTTTCCAAGAGCAATTTCTACTACTACTTCGAAGGCAAAGAAGAGTTGGGATTGAGTGTTCTCACGAAACTTGCCGAAAAGCAGATCCGTGAAATCTCGGAAATTATGCAAACCGATCTCAGTCCTGTTGAACAGTTTCTGGACTGTTACAAGAGGGCGTTTTCTTCTCACCGCCATCTTCTCGAGCAGTCCATATATGGGGGCTCTTTTTTCGGAAACATAGCATTAGAACAGAGTTCCATCAACGAGAAATTCCGTTCTGCTCTGGAGAACTATTACCAGGAACTCGAAATCTTGATTGGGGGATGTTTAAGAAGAGGGATGGAACAGGGGTTTTTTCACGAGGATATTGATCCGGGGGAACTGGCCAGGTTCATGCTTTCTCAATTTGAAGGAGCCGTACTTCTGGCTAAGACCAAGAAATCCCTTTCTCCTATAAAGGATGCGGTCAGCCAAGGGAAACGGCTCGTTCTTAAAAAAGAGTGGGTGCACTTAGTTGACGAGTGGATGAGCTTAATCGACGAAATGTAA
- a CDS encoding SAM-dependent methyltransferase codes for MHTLLEIIKEEIRESGPISFRRFVELSLFHPGHGYYSSGKARIGKKGDFYTAPSVHRSFGETISRFLAEASLLLEGESFTVVEFGASGGQLALDILEDLSRNHPGLYSKTDYVMSEASPAAVLAAREKLEGHRGKVRWINDLQEIGKDGFRGVVIANEFLDSLPFHRLRSDGEEIREVFLSLRNGEIEEVLRNPEAEGIYDFSNRYLEGYDRGEEAEACLLAGKWLAEVGEALQKGFVLCIDYGSLAPELYSPARRKGTFRCFYRHELSSDPYTRVGEQDITADVNFSELMRVGDTLGLATVKYATQGQFLVDWGILEIFKTYDKPRNQGDRLAAKTLFMPEFMGRKFKVLLQSKGLSPEELAELDKDRPLRIML; via the coding sequence ATGCATACCCTTTTGGAAATTATAAAAGAGGAGATACGGGAATCCGGCCCGATTTCCTTCCGCAGATTTGTCGAACTGTCCCTTTTTCACCCGGGGCACGGTTATTACTCATCGGGGAAGGCGAGGATCGGGAAAAAGGGTGATTTTTACACCGCTCCATCGGTTCACCGCTCTTTCGGGGAGACTATCTCGCGGTTCCTTGCCGAGGCGTCGCTTCTGCTGGAAGGGGAAAGTTTCACCGTCGTGGAATTCGGGGCCTCTGGCGGGCAGCTTGCCCTTGATATACTCGAGGACCTTAGCCGGAACCACCCTGGGCTTTACTCAAAGACCGACTACGTGATGAGCGAAGCAAGCCCTGCAGCGGTGCTCGCGGCCAGGGAAAAGCTCGAGGGGCACCGCGGAAAGGTTCGGTGGATAAACGATCTTCAGGAGATCGGGAAAGACGGATTCCGCGGAGTGGTGATTGCCAACGAATTTCTGGATTCTCTGCCCTTTCACAGACTTAGGTCGGACGGAGAGGAAATCCGGGAGGTTTTTCTCTCTCTTCGCAACGGGGAAATCGAGGAAGTTCTCCGGAATCCCGAAGCGGAAGGGATTTATGACTTTTCAAACCGATATCTGGAAGGATATGACCGAGGAGAAGAGGCGGAAGCTTGTCTGCTGGCGGGGAAATGGCTTGCCGAGGTGGGAGAGGCGCTTCAAAAAGGGTTTGTTCTATGCATTGACTATGGATCTCTCGCTCCCGAGCTTTACTCTCCCGCAAGACGAAAAGGCACCTTCAGGTGCTTTTATCGCCATGAACTGAGTTCCGACCCCTACACGAGGGTTGGAGAGCAGGATATAACAGCTGACGTTAATTTTTCCGAACTTATGAGGGTCGGTGATACCTTGGGTCTTGCCACCGTCAAGTATGCAACCCAGGGGCAGTTTCTTGTTGACTGGGGAATTCTCGAAATTTTCAAGACATACGACAAACCCCGGAACCAGGGAGACCGTCTTGCGGCCAAGACGCTTTTTATGCCTGAATTCATGGGGAGAAAATTCAAGGTTCTGCTCCAGTCAAAGGGTCTTTCACCCGAAGAACTGGCCGAACTCGATAAGGACCGACCGTTGCGTATCATGTTGTAA
- the folE2 gene encoding GTP cyclohydrolase FolE2, whose amino-acid sequence MKLEEKPIEDIQARKDYRNISIDRVGVCDLKIPLKIKGCEIDSEKDQNIQASLSLSVNLGPDQKGIHMSRLLETALDFNGSFSLGNMASFLIALCDRQGSEDSDVKIEFDYFFNRHAPVSGKISPQPYKCTYHGEMHPEGIRLTQSVVVPVKTLCPCSKEISDYGAHNQRSKVFITITHEGKKENDPIEICLEEIIEIAERGASSPLYPLLKREDERHVTMSAYNKPCFVEDVVRNIASELHGNPSFDSYQLRVLNYESIHSHNAFASIGKRFSSK is encoded by the coding sequence ATGAAACTTGAAGAAAAGCCTATTGAAGACATACAGGCGAGAAAGGACTACAGGAATATCTCCATAGACAGAGTCGGCGTCTGCGACCTCAAGATTCCGCTTAAGATAAAAGGCTGCGAGATCGATTCTGAGAAGGACCAGAATATTCAGGCTTCCCTGAGCCTGAGCGTTAACCTCGGCCCCGACCAGAAGGGAATTCACATGAGCCGTCTGCTTGAGACTGCCCTTGATTTCAACGGGTCCTTCTCCTTGGGAAATATGGCTTCTTTCCTGATCGCCCTCTGCGACAGGCAGGGCTCGGAAGATTCCGACGTCAAAATAGAGTTTGATTACTTTTTCAACCGGCATGCCCCTGTAAGCGGCAAGATATCCCCACAGCCTTACAAATGCACGTACCACGGCGAAATGCACCCGGAGGGCATACGCCTTACCCAGAGCGTAGTGGTTCCGGTCAAAACCCTTTGTCCCTGCAGCAAGGAGATAAGCGATTACGGGGCTCACAACCAGCGTTCCAAGGTTTTCATAACCATTACGCACGAAGGAAAGAAGGAAAACGACCCGATAGAGATATGCCTTGAGGAAATAATAGAGATTGCGGAAAGAGGGGCCTCTTCCCCGCTTTACCCGCTTTTAAAAAGGGAAGATGAGCGCCACGTTACAATGAGCGCTTACAACAAGCCGTGCTTTGTTGAGGATGTCGTGAGAAATATAGCTTCGGAACTCCATGGCAACCCCAGTTTCGACTCTTACCAACTCAGGGTTCTTAACTACGAAAGCATTCACAGCCATAACGCCTTTGCCAGTATCGGCAAAAGATTCTCGAGCAAGTAA